The Microbacterium oleivorans genome contains the following window.
CCCGGCCTCAGGAGGCGCGGCGGGCGCGCGCGGCGCGGCGCTTGAGCGCGCGACGCTCGTCCTCGGAGAGACCGCCCCAGACACCCGAGTCCTGTCCGGTCTCGAGGGCGTACTGCAGGCAGATCTCGGTCACGGTGCAACGCGCGCAGACGGCCTTGGCCTTTTCGATCTGGTCGACGGCCGGC
Protein-coding sequences here:
- a CDS encoding WhiB family transcriptional regulator; translation: MDWRDKSACLTVDPELFFPVGNTGPAVDQIEKAKAVCARCTVTEICLQYALETGQDSGVWGGLSEDERRALKRRAARARRAS